One part of the Paenibacillus silvisoli genome encodes these proteins:
- a CDS encoding VOC family protein — protein MPAENPQMCYVEVEDVNRIYEAFTTRLKQRTGKIPRAGIPRISKLKDLADDRRFLITDMGGNTLIVGTPNAEHGDQSFYRTIGSEAYAQHFELLFDLMYSKEDSQAALRMLEKFFPADLGTIEVHPLDLAKIHLVALDIHLQLHNEVNAEVDDALKAMLTNCDAEDPNWQRIARQYEDIVSGE, from the coding sequence GTGCCAGCCGAGAACCCCCAGATGTGTTATGTCGAAGTGGAAGACGTCAACCGAATCTATGAAGCGTTCACAACGCGCTTGAAGCAACGCACCGGGAAAATTCCGCGCGCCGGCATTCCCCGAATTTCAAAGCTGAAAGACTTGGCCGACGATCGAAGGTTCCTCATTACCGATATGGGCGGAAATACGCTCATAGTCGGAACGCCGAATGCCGAGCATGGCGATCAGAGCTTTTATAGAACCATCGGCAGCGAAGCGTATGCGCAGCATTTCGAGCTTCTCTTTGATCTCATGTATTCCAAGGAAGACAGCCAAGCCGCGCTTCGCATGCTGGAGAAGTTTTTCCCTGCCGATCTGGGGACGATTGAGGTCCATCCATTAGATTTAGCGAAAATACATCTAGTGGCTTTGGATATCCATCTGCAGCTGCACAATGAGGTTAATGCGGAGGTAGACGATGCGCTTAAAGCGATGCTAACCAATTGCGATGCCGAAGATCCGAACTGGCAAAGAATCGCGCGGCAGTATGAGGATATTGTGAGCGGGGAGTAG
- a CDS encoding helix-turn-helix transcriptional regulator, translating to MKLTADEPLSYGDEEGDFYIQHVYRTKPFGRMNHFHPTYEIYYLAAGQRVHFIDDRSYTLEAGDLILVSKEIVHNSSELGPPEHERFVINFSDDFLGAGHPLHHPMLLEPFHSGACLLRLQPQEQIFIHQLLSKMVAETLDRRPGYDTYLRVLLTELLLFAARHQKHETATVPDHTTTVHQKISEIVQHINEHYAARLTLADLAKQFYMSPYYLSRSFKSVTGFTFIEYVHLTRIREAQRLLKETGLKVIEVAERTGFENTGHFDRIFKKMTGATPLGYRRLNRG from the coding sequence ATGAAGCTAACAGCGGACGAGCCGCTTTCTTACGGGGACGAAGAAGGCGATTTTTATATCCAGCACGTGTACCGGACGAAGCCGTTCGGGCGGATGAACCATTTTCACCCGACCTATGAGATCTACTATTTGGCCGCGGGACAGCGCGTCCATTTCATCGATGACCGCTCCTACACGCTGGAGGCCGGCGATCTGATCCTTGTCAGCAAGGAGATCGTCCACAACTCTTCCGAGCTCGGCCCGCCGGAGCACGAACGTTTCGTCATCAACTTCAGCGACGACTTTCTCGGCGCCGGTCACCCGCTCCATCATCCGATGCTGCTCGAGCCCTTCCATTCGGGAGCCTGTCTCCTTCGCCTTCAGCCGCAGGAGCAGATCTTTATCCATCAGCTGCTTAGCAAGATGGTCGCCGAAACGCTCGACCGCCGTCCCGGCTACGACACTTATCTCCGCGTGCTGCTGACCGAGCTGCTGCTGTTCGCGGCCCGGCATCAGAAGCATGAAACGGCGACCGTGCCGGATCATACGACGACCGTGCATCAGAAAATATCCGAGATCGTCCAGCATATCAACGAGCATTACGCCGCGCGGCTTACCCTTGCCGATTTGGCCAAGCAATTTTACATGAGTCCCTACTATCTCAGCCGCAGCTTTAAGAGCGTGACGGGCTTTACGTTTATCGAATATGTCCACCTGACGCGAATCCGCGAGGCGCAGCGGCTGCTCAAGGAGACGGGACTGAAGGTGATCGAGGTCGCGGAACGGACGGGCTTTGAGAATACGGGTCATTTTGACCGGATCTTCAAGAAAATGACGGGGGCGACGCCGCTAGGCTATCGGAGGTTGAACCGGGGTTAG
- a CDS encoding GNAT family N-acetyltransferase has translation MDIKPITLTGTNVELVPMEEKHAQGLFEAGSFPEIWEITQGKMGALSDAEAYVKKAMNQPDALPFVIADRVTGRILGSTRFFDISTADKGLEIGSTWLTPSVWRTSINTECKFLLLRHCFETLGTIRVQLKTDLRNVRSQRAIERLGATKEGVLRNHKILPNGIVRDSVYYSVLDREWPAVKERLVSLMNPQ, from the coding sequence ATGGACATCAAACCGATCACGCTTACCGGCACCAACGTGGAACTTGTTCCAATGGAAGAGAAGCATGCGCAAGGACTGTTTGAAGCGGGCAGCTTTCCGGAGATTTGGGAAATTACGCAAGGGAAGATGGGCGCTCTATCTGATGCGGAAGCTTATGTGAAGAAAGCGATGAACCAGCCGGATGCGCTTCCTTTCGTAATCGCGGATCGGGTAACGGGCCGTATCTTGGGCAGCACGCGCTTCTTCGATATTTCGACCGCCGATAAAGGGCTCGAAATCGGGTCGACCTGGCTGACGCCGTCGGTGTGGAGAACTTCGATCAATACGGAGTGCAAATTTCTGCTGCTGCGACACTGCTTCGAAACGTTAGGGACGATACGCGTGCAGCTGAAGACCGACCTGCGCAATGTGCGATCCCAGCGGGCGATCGAACGGCTCGGGGCAACGAAGGAAGGCGTGCTGCGCAATCATAAAATTTTACCGAACGGCATTGTCCGCGATTCCGTCTACTACAGCGTTCTCGACCGGGAATGGCCGGCTGTGAAAGAACGGCTGGTTAGTTTGATGAATCCGCAATAG
- a CDS encoding CobW family GTP-binding protein, translating to MTAIPIHLLSGFLGSGKTTLLNRVVDYYKAQDIKVAIIMNELGDVNLDGQFVEQDVPMAEMLSGCICCTIRGDLSIELKELIEEHRPDVVIIESTGAANPMEIIDAITEAALFMRIDLRTIATVVDGPELLARSKRGGRTFKLMQDQIRCATDLIVNKADMLAPEELVEVQQLVRGLNAFAPLTVTVRCMTDLAMFDLTAAPKAKPDASAQRLHDSAGSDHVCGANCNHDHDHTRTHDHDHAGAGYVSHAHVMTLTHYFAGPVNSHAFEALIKSLPQEVYRAKGIVTFTDTNSRFLFQYAYREVEFIRITPQGNVSDVAVFIGEHFAKEELEKELHKLENQCWEEQV from the coding sequence ATGACCGCCATTCCGATTCATCTGCTGTCCGGCTTCCTGGGCAGCGGCAAGACCACCCTGCTGAACCGGGTCGTCGATTACTATAAAGCGCAGGACATCAAAGTCGCCATCATCATGAACGAGCTCGGCGACGTCAATCTGGACGGCCAATTCGTCGAGCAAGACGTGCCAATGGCCGAAATGCTGAGCGGCTGCATCTGCTGCACGATCCGCGGCGATCTCAGCATCGAGCTGAAGGAGCTGATCGAGGAGCATCGGCCCGATGTCGTCATCATCGAATCGACCGGCGCGGCCAATCCGATGGAAATCATCGACGCCATCACCGAAGCGGCCCTCTTCATGCGCATCGATCTGCGCACGATCGCGACCGTCGTGGACGGGCCGGAGCTGCTCGCGCGCAGCAAGCGCGGCGGCCGGACCTTCAAGCTGATGCAGGATCAGATCCGCTGCGCGACGGACCTGATCGTCAACAAAGCGGACATGCTGGCGCCCGAGGAGCTTGTCGAGGTGCAGCAGCTGGTGCGCGGGCTGAACGCGTTCGCGCCGCTGACGGTGACCGTCCGCTGCATGACCGATCTGGCGATGTTCGACCTGACCGCAGCGCCAAAGGCGAAGCCGGACGCGAGCGCGCAACGGCTGCATGACAGCGCCGGCAGCGACCATGTCTGCGGCGCAAACTGCAACCACGATCACGATCACACGCGCACGCACGACCATGACCACGCCGGCGCGGGCTACGTTTCGCACGCGCATGTCATGACGCTGACGCATTATTTTGCCGGACCGGTTAACAGCCACGCCTTCGAAGCGCTCATCAAGAGCCTCCCGCAGGAGGTGTACAGGGCGAAAGGAATCGTCACCTTTACCGATACGAACAGCCGCTTCCTATTTCAATACGCGTACCGCGAGGTCGAGTTTATCCGCATTACGCCGCAGGGCAACGTAAGCGATGTGGCCGTGTTTATCGGCGAGCATTTCGCCAAGGAAGAGCTGGAGAAGGAGCTTCACAAGCTGGAGAACCAGTGCTGGGAAGAACAGGTTTAG
- the uxaC gene encoding glucuronate isomerase — MRSFMDDDFLLHNETAKRLYHEYAKAMPIIDYHCHLSQQEIYENKSYANLTEVWLYGDHYKWRAMRANGIEEKYITGGEGVSDYDRFLAFARTVPMTVGNPLYHWSHLELRRLFGIEELINEKNAPVIWEKANAKLQGGGFAVRDFIRDAGVEIVCTTDDPADSLEHHALLAQETGLGFRVLPSFRPDKALEINRAPFVGYISVLAQASGRSGIGNYDELLQALRERAVFFHSVGGRVSDHALDYVPWAETTLEEVREIFAKALQGSGVTLEEEKKYKSFTLVYLGELYAELGWSMQYHMNAHRNNNARAFRELGVDKGFDSIGDSPVAVPLVRLLSKLDESNQLPRTIVYSLNPSDNNVLAALIGSFQGGGIPGKVQLGAAWWFNDTKDGMLEQMKSLANMGLLSRFVGMLTDSRSFLSYTRHEYFRRILCNMLGEWVESGEVPNDEELLSGLVRGVSYENAKAYFRF; from the coding sequence ATGCGCAGCTTTATGGACGATGACTTTCTATTACATAACGAGACGGCCAAGCGGCTCTATCATGAATACGCCAAGGCAATGCCGATCATTGACTACCATTGCCATCTCAGCCAGCAGGAAATTTACGAGAATAAAAGCTATGCCAACCTCACCGAGGTGTGGCTGTACGGCGATCATTACAAATGGCGGGCGATGCGCGCGAACGGCATCGAGGAGAAGTACATCACCGGCGGCGAAGGCGTAAGCGACTACGACAGGTTCCTCGCATTTGCGCGGACGGTGCCGATGACGGTCGGCAATCCGCTTTATCATTGGTCGCATCTGGAGCTGCGCCGGCTGTTCGGGATCGAAGAGCTGATTAACGAGAAGAATGCGCCGGTCATTTGGGAAAAAGCGAACGCCAAGCTGCAGGGCGGCGGCTTCGCCGTGCGCGATTTTATTCGCGATGCCGGCGTGGAGATCGTGTGCACGACCGATGATCCGGCGGATTCGTTGGAGCATCATGCTTTGCTGGCGCAGGAAACGGGGCTGGGCTTCCGGGTGCTGCCTTCGTTCCGTCCGGATAAGGCGCTGGAGATCAACCGCGCGCCGTTCGTTGGCTACATCTCGGTATTGGCTCAGGCTTCCGGCCGAAGCGGCATCGGCAATTATGACGAGCTGCTGCAGGCGCTGCGGGAGCGGGCGGTATTTTTCCATTCGGTCGGCGGCCGGGTGTCCGATCATGCGCTCGATTACGTGCCTTGGGCGGAAACGACGCTGGAGGAAGTCCGGGAGATTTTTGCGAAGGCGCTCCAGGGAAGCGGCGTGACGTTGGAAGAGGAGAAAAAGTACAAGTCGTTCACGCTGGTCTATCTGGGCGAGCTGTACGCGGAGCTTGGCTGGTCGATGCAGTACCATATGAACGCGCACCGGAACAACAACGCGCGCGCGTTCCGCGAGCTTGGCGTCGACAAAGGCTTCGATTCGATCGGCGACAGCCCGGTTGCGGTGCCGCTTGTCCGTTTGCTGAGCAAGCTGGACGAGTCGAATCAGCTGCCTCGGACGATCGTGTACTCGCTTAACCCATCGGACAACAATGTGCTGGCTGCGCTCATCGGCAGCTTCCAGGGCGGTGGCATTCCAGGCAAAGTCCAGCTCGGCGCCGCGTGGTGGTTCAACGACACGAAGGACGGCATGCTGGAGCAGATGAAGTCGCTGGCGAATATGGGCCTGCTGAGCCGCTTTGTCGGGATGCTGACGGACTCCCGCAGCTTCCTGTCGTATACGCGGCATGAGTATTTCCGGCGGATTCTCTGCAATATGCTTGGCGAGTGGGTCGAGAGCGGGGAAGTGCCTAACGACGAGGAGCTGCTAAGCGGCTTGGTGCGCGGCGTGAGCTACGAGAACGCGAAGGCGTACTTTCGGTTTTAA
- a CDS encoding CobW family GTP-binding protein: MEQTAIPVIVLSGFLGSGKTTLLLRLLQHARATGLRASVLMNEIGAVDVDGTMVSSESAYQMLERITEGCLCCSKKSELAHCLEKLSLMRPDVIVMELTGVANPEEIAEAITEPTIIGKVRLHRIVTVLDAEHALDYNSIFSSDRELIRTLRKQIETADIIVANKFDLISNRTADKVKQLIRDRNASAECMTATRCEVDSALVFAGIAPSARRQPVISGTRTPAASAVRAAPAKPASGTGAGAASGGVAAGRAPGSAGAAGSGAMPGPQAARPDGASATRTVTVTSRSNGEPQSANSYSRIRTAAIYPGADAAGMTRRQFEAFISGRGNNCLRAKGYMPYGRDGSLMLFQLAGKRLEWSPSSYKGEPYFVLIGIELDESKIKQEWARYVARK; encoded by the coding sequence ATGGAACAAACAGCAATCCCGGTAATCGTATTAAGCGGCTTTCTGGGCAGCGGCAAAACGACTCTGCTTCTGCGGCTGCTGCAGCATGCCCGGGCGACCGGCCTGCGCGCATCCGTGCTGATGAACGAAATCGGCGCCGTCGACGTGGACGGCACGATGGTGAGCAGCGAGTCCGCTTATCAGATGCTGGAGCGGATTACGGAGGGCTGCCTCTGCTGCAGCAAGAAGAGCGAATTGGCGCATTGTCTGGAGAAGCTGTCGCTGATGCGGCCGGATGTTATCGTGATGGAGCTGACCGGCGTGGCGAATCCGGAGGAAATCGCGGAGGCGATCACGGAGCCGACGATCATCGGCAAGGTGCGGCTGCACCGGATCGTCACCGTGCTGGATGCCGAGCATGCGCTCGATTATAACAGCATTTTCTCGTCGGACCGCGAGCTGATTCGCACGCTGCGCAAGCAGATCGAGACGGCGGATATTATCGTCGCCAATAAATTCGACCTCATTTCCAACCGCACCGCGGACAAAGTGAAGCAGCTGATTCGAGACCGCAACGCGTCGGCCGAGTGCATGACGGCCACGCGCTGCGAGGTCGATTCCGCGCTCGTGTTCGCGGGCATCGCGCCATCGGCTCGGCGGCAGCCGGTCATTTCGGGCACGCGGACGCCTGCCGCGAGCGCGGTTCGCGCGGCGCCGGCGAAGCCGGCTAGCGGCACAGGTGCTGGCGCGGCTAGCGGCGGGGTGGCGGCGGGACGGGCGCCGGGCAGTGCCGGCGCGGCTGGCTCTGGCGCGATGCCGGGGCCGCAGGCGGCGCGGCCGGACGGCGCTTCGGCGACGCGCACCGTCACCGTTACAAGCCGCTCGAACGGCGAGCCGCAGTCCGCGAACTCGTATTCGCGGATCCGCACCGCCGCCATCTATCCCGGCGCGGACGCAGCCGGCATGACGCGCCGCCAGTTCGAGGCGTTCATTAGCGGCCGCGGCAACAACTGCCTGCGCGCCAAGGGCTATATGCCTTACGGCCGCGACGGCAGCCTGATGCTCTTCCAGCTGGCGGGCAAGCGGCTGGAATGGTCGCCGAGCAGCTACAAAGGCGAGCCGTACTTCGTCTTGATCGGCATCGAATTGGATGAGAGCAAGATCAAGCAGGAGTGGGCGCGGTACGTCGCCCGGAAATAA
- a CDS encoding MFS transporter: MKALSAKEKWSYGLGALGQNMIYGLVSTFLMVFYTDEFGIDAAVVGTLFLIARIWDAVLDPVVAVWIDRINTRWGKFRPFVLLGGSIVSLLTVLCFYAPAFSMPMKIVYICVTYMLWNTAYSLFDVPYWSLAPTLTNDTAERTKIIAFPKILGAVGIIIASAAVSPMVKALGGGEDARGYLWTALIFALMCTLLIILMFRNTQERFAAASTERKSLKDSMNVVTRNKPLLIVTLASFFASTPLVLKNTMTVYYLKYNVGDEGLLPLFLLSGMGLMLVAMGITPKIAAKQGKKRTFMIGGLISILANAAFYFVQPEQTALVFAVNAISMLGIGFILVLVTSMQADTIEYAEWKTGKRSESIVTSVGTFNAKLCSAIAGALAGYGLSLSGYVADAAQTNSVLDGIQLMMSLLPAAGLVLCVASISFYGLSERKYEEIKESLNARKK, from the coding sequence ATGAAGGCATTAAGCGCAAAAGAAAAATGGTCGTACGGATTAGGCGCGCTCGGCCAAAATATGATTTACGGTCTTGTTTCTACCTTCCTCATGGTGTTCTACACCGATGAATTCGGCATCGACGCCGCCGTCGTCGGGACGTTGTTTCTGATCGCAAGAATTTGGGATGCGGTGCTCGACCCGGTCGTCGCCGTATGGATCGACCGCATCAACACGCGCTGGGGCAAATTCAGACCGTTCGTGCTCCTCGGGGGCAGCATCGTCTCCCTGCTCACGGTGCTGTGCTTCTATGCGCCGGCGTTTAGCATGCCGATGAAAATCGTCTACATCTGCGTGACCTACATGCTCTGGAACACCGCGTACTCGCTGTTCGACGTGCCCTATTGGTCGCTTGCGCCGACGCTGACGAACGATACGGCGGAGCGGACCAAAATTATCGCGTTCCCGAAAATACTCGGTGCCGTCGGCATCATTATCGCCAGCGCTGCCGTCAGTCCGATGGTGAAGGCGCTCGGCGGGGGCGAGGATGCGCGCGGCTATTTGTGGACGGCGCTTATTTTTGCGCTTATGTGCACGTTGCTAATTATATTGATGTTCCGCAACACGCAGGAGCGTTTCGCGGCCGCGTCTACGGAGCGCAAGTCGCTGAAGGACAGCATGAACGTCGTTACTCGCAACAAGCCGCTGCTAATCGTCACGTTGGCCAGCTTCTTTGCCTCGACGCCGCTGGTCTTGAAGAACACGATGACGGTCTACTATTTAAAATATAACGTTGGCGACGAGGGACTTCTGCCATTATTTCTGTTAAGCGGCATGGGGCTCATGCTCGTTGCGATGGGGATCACGCCGAAGATCGCCGCGAAGCAGGGGAAGAAGCGGACGTTTATGATCGGCGGCTTGATCAGCATACTGGCAAACGCGGCATTCTACTTCGTGCAGCCGGAGCAGACGGCGCTCGTGTTCGCCGTGAATGCGATCAGCATGTTGGGCATCGGATTCATTTTGGTGCTTGTGACGTCGATGCAGGCGGATACGATCGAATATGCCGAATGGAAGACGGGGAAGCGGTCGGAAAGCATCGTGACCTCGGTCGGTACGTTTAACGCCAAGCTGTGCTCGGCGATTGCGGGCGCATTGGCCGGCTACGGGCTCTCCCTCTCGGGCTACGTCGCCGATGCGGCGCAAACCAACTCCGTGCTGGACGGGATTCAGCTTATGATGTCGCTTTTGCCGGCGGCGGGACTGGTGCTGTGCGTAGCGAGCATTTCATTTTACGGTTTGTCCGAACGGAAGTACGAGGAGATTAAGGAGAGCTTGAACGCGCGGAAAAAATAA
- a CDS encoding ABC transporter substrate-binding protein, translating to MFKSRKFSLIMTGLLAVSLVLSACGSKSDNNANNGANTAANNGGNAAANNGGNAAANEPAQEKVVKDAMGHDVTIPAQPQRILASYLEDPIVTLGQTPVAQWSVSNGIQDYLAPQLKDVPTIGWDLPVENVLSLTPDLIVIGSESQVQKGLYEQYAKIAPTYVLGDKVNNDWREALKTIGGLLNKSEDADKAISDYDAKAADAKAKLATAIDKQSVAVLWLVAKNFYIVDETKSAGAVLYKDLGVTPPNLVNEIPAETKATWNPVAMEKLAELTADHIILVNSDKTDAAETLKNPVWKNIPAVKNGHVYEVSADSSWLYSGKIAGEKMMDDALKLLVK from the coding sequence TTGTTTAAATCGAGAAAGTTTAGTCTGATCATGACCGGTTTGCTGGCGGTTTCGCTGGTGCTGTCCGCATGCGGAAGCAAATCCGACAATAACGCAAATAACGGGGCAAATACCGCTGCCAACAATGGTGGCAACGCTGCTGCCAACAACGGCGGAAACGCGGCTGCTAACGAGCCGGCGCAGGAGAAAGTCGTGAAGGACGCGATGGGTCACGACGTTACGATTCCTGCTCAGCCGCAGCGCATTCTTGCTTCTTACCTGGAAGATCCGATCGTTACGCTCGGCCAAACGCCGGTTGCGCAATGGTCCGTTTCCAACGGCATTCAAGACTACTTGGCGCCGCAGCTGAAAGACGTGCCTACAATCGGCTGGGACTTGCCGGTTGAGAACGTGCTCAGCCTGACGCCCGATTTGATCGTGATCGGTTCCGAATCCCAGGTGCAGAAGGGGCTTTACGAGCAGTACGCGAAGATTGCTCCGACCTACGTGCTTGGCGACAAAGTCAACAATGACTGGCGCGAAGCGCTGAAGACAATCGGCGGCCTGCTCAATAAGAGCGAGGATGCCGACAAAGCGATCTCCGATTACGACGCGAAAGCAGCCGACGCGAAAGCGAAGCTGGCAACGGCGATCGATAAGCAGTCCGTAGCGGTACTGTGGCTTGTTGCGAAGAACTTCTATATCGTGGACGAAACGAAATCGGCCGGTGCCGTTCTGTACAAGGATCTTGGCGTAACGCCTCCGAACCTCGTCAACGAAATTCCGGCGGAAACGAAAGCGACGTGGAATCCGGTTGCGATGGAGAAGCTGGCCGAATTGACGGCTGACCACATCATCCTCGTGAACAGCGACAAGACGGATGCTGCCGAAACGCTGAAAAATCCGGTATGGAAAAACATCCCTGCCGTGAAAAACGGCCATGTGTATGAAGTGTCTGCGGACAGCAGCTGGCTCTACTCCGGTAAAATCGCCGGCGAGAAAATGATGGACGATGCGCTTAAGCTGCTCGTGAAATAA
- a CDS encoding VOC family protein, translating to MKAIKLRPFVPSGEDYELAQRFFKKLGFDCTYSDSGISIFRLAELEFILQNYSDQHFQNNYMVDVTVEDLDGWWTHIQSILDSGEFPSVRAKEPTVFPWGRREIHLIDPAGVCWHFAE from the coding sequence ATGAAAGCGATCAAATTGAGACCGTTTGTGCCGTCGGGCGAAGACTACGAGCTGGCCCAGCGATTTTTCAAGAAGCTTGGTTTCGATTGTACATACTCGGACAGCGGCATCAGTATATTCCGCCTAGCCGAGCTGGAGTTTATTTTACAAAATTATAGCGACCAGCACTTTCAGAACAATTACATGGTGGATGTGACGGTAGAGGATTTGGACGGCTGGTGGACGCATATTCAGTCGATCTTGGACAGCGGCGAATTCCCGTCGGTCAGAGCGAAAGAGCCAACCGTATTTCCATGGGGCAGACGCGAGATCCATCTCATCGATCCGGCTGGCGTGTGCTGGCATTTTGCGGAGTAA
- a CDS encoding phytanoyl-CoA dioxygenase family protein produces the protein MSGSGGGKLTLPEEINRVLYPQGEVYEADLSVADIQEEQERFYRQQGYLAVKDVLADSDIESALEAIMEHIFAEPPAVKVQFVRPKSELEGDEERELAVRKLYEFVDVDDRLRAIAYHPQVLAVVERMLGGQAKLVQDVALLKPPKGGGEKPWHQDMAYGALCYDQPVIGVWLALDEAGLDNGCMQLIPRSHMNGGIPHYAERDWQLCDTVVPVERNVAVPLAPGSALFFHGLLMHGTANNFSQKRRRALQFHYAPADAEKIGAKEYKRMFTSELTKAEC, from the coding sequence ATGAGCGGCAGTGGCGGCGGCAAACTGACTTTACCCGAGGAAATCAACAGAGTTTTATATCCGCAAGGCGAGGTTTATGAGGCGGATTTGAGCGTGGCCGATATCCAAGAGGAGCAGGAACGGTTTTATCGGCAGCAGGGGTATCTTGCGGTTAAGGATGTGCTGGCGGATTCGGATATCGAGAGCGCGCTGGAAGCGATCATGGAGCATATTTTCGCGGAGCCGCCGGCGGTGAAGGTGCAATTCGTGCGGCCGAAGAGCGAGCTGGAGGGCGACGAGGAGCGGGAGCTTGCGGTGCGCAAGCTGTACGAGTTCGTGGACGTGGATGACCGGCTGCGCGCGATCGCCTATCATCCGCAGGTGCTTGCGGTCGTGGAGCGGATGCTCGGCGGGCAAGCGAAGCTGGTGCAGGATGTCGCGCTGCTCAAGCCGCCGAAGGGCGGAGGCGAGAAGCCTTGGCACCAGGACATGGCGTACGGCGCGCTGTGCTATGACCAGCCGGTCATCGGCGTCTGGCTCGCGCTCGACGAGGCGGGACTCGACAACGGCTGCATGCAGCTGATCCCGCGTTCGCACATGAACGGCGGGATCCCGCATTATGCGGAGCGGGACTGGCAGCTGTGCGACACGGTCGTGCCGGTGGAGCGCAACGTCGCGGTGCCGCTCGCGCCCGGCAGCGCTTTGTTCTTTCACGGGCTGCTCATGCATGGGACCGCGAACAATTTTTCGCAGAAGCGCCGCCGCGCCTTGCAGTTCCATTATGCGCCGGCAGACGCCGAGAAGATCGGCGCGAAAGAGTACAAGCGCATGTTTACGAGCGAGCTGACTAAGGCGGAGTGTTAG
- a CDS encoding undecaprenyldiphospho-muramoylpentapeptide beta-N-acetylglucosaminyltransferase — MPKSTLPPSGEITPRRILFTGGGSAGHVTVNAALIPQLIAQGWSVSYIGSKTGIEKQLISRLDGVDYYGISTGKLRRYIDLENVKDPFRVVKGVFQAYRLIRGLKPDLLFSKGGFVSVPVVIGAWLNRVPVIIHESDLTPGLANRIAGPFAKRICITFAETAKLLKDGKAVHVGPIIRTELRKGSAWKGMQWCKFTPGKPVLLIMGGSLGSQRINQAIRRNVGALTKSYQVIHICGKGELDERLKGVNGYRQYEYIHDELPDVLACTDLVISRAGSNSIFEFLALRKPMLLIPLSKQASRGDQILNAESFRQAGYCEVLQEEELTDDTLLSTLASIYGNRDAIKAQMGQNGQADAIKRVIALIEENAI; from the coding sequence ATGCCAAAATCAACGCTTCCCCCCTCAGGGGAAATTACGCCGCGCCGCATTCTGTTTACGGGCGGCGGCTCCGCGGGACATGTGACCGTGAACGCGGCGCTCATCCCCCAGCTGATCGCGCAAGGCTGGAGCGTGTCGTATATCGGCTCGAAGACCGGCATCGAGAAACAGCTGATCAGCCGGCTGGACGGCGTCGACTATTACGGCATCTCGACCGGAAAGCTGCGGCGCTATATCGATCTCGAGAACGTCAAGGACCCGTTCCGGGTCGTCAAAGGCGTTTTCCAGGCTTACCGCCTCATCCGCGGGCTGAAGCCAGACCTGCTATTCTCGAAGGGCGGCTTCGTTTCCGTCCCGGTCGTCATCGGCGCTTGGCTGAACCGGGTGCCGGTCATCATTCACGAGTCGGATCTAACCCCCGGCCTCGCCAACCGGATCGCCGGCCCGTTCGCGAAGCGCATCTGCATCACCTTCGCGGAAACCGCCAAGCTGCTGAAGGACGGCAAAGCCGTTCATGTCGGCCCGATTATCCGCACCGAGCTTCGCAAAGGAAGCGCGTGGAAAGGGATGCAGTGGTGCAAATTCACCCCGGGCAAGCCCGTCCTGCTCATAATGGGCGGCAGCCTCGGCTCGCAGCGGATCAATCAGGCGATCAGACGGAATGTCGGCGCGCTGACGAAGAGCTACCAAGTCATTCATATTTGCGGCAAAGGCGAGCTCGACGAACGCTTGAAAGGCGTTAACGGGTACCGGCAATACGAATATATCCATGACGAGCTGCCCGATGTGCTGGCATGCACCGATTTGGTCATTTCGCGGGCCGGCTCCAATTCGATTTTCGAATTTTTGGCGCTGCGCAAGCCGATGCTGCTCATCCCGCTCTCGAAACAGGCAAGCCGCGGCGATCAGATTCTGAACGCGGAATCGTTCCGCCAGGCCGGTTACTGCGAAGTGCTGCAAGAGGAAGAGCTGACCGACGATACGCTGCTGTCGACGTTGGCCAGCATCTACGGAAACCGGGACGCCATTAAAGCGCAGATGGGGCAGAACGGGCAAGCCGATGCCATCAAGCGGGTGATCGCCCTGATCGAAGAAAACGCGATATAG